The candidate division KSB1 bacterium genome contains the following window.
CTACTGAATTTTTGTTTCGACGTCCTAAAGGCTTTACCGCTGCCCGAATGCTATGTTTTTTCAAATAAGCGCAAAAGCCTGTTTATAATAAAACTTATGAATTGGTTTGAACTTAACAACATTTGAAATATTTCGCCATTAAAATAATACATAGCCAGATTTGAGGAATCATCGCTTATTTATTTTATCAATAATATGCTCATGGAGTTGGATTTTTTAAAAAATAATTACAATTAATTAATTTAAAATGCTTATTATAAAAAGATGTTGAATCAACAAATGAAAATCTGCAAAACAAAACTTATCTTTCTTCTATTTCCGATTTTATTAACCTCGATTTCAAAACCATGCTTATCACAGCAAGACAACCAAACAGCTTCATTAACAGGACAAGTCAGCGATGAAAATACCGGCAAGCCTTTAGCCTTTGTGCAAGTATTTATTCAATCCATTCAAGTTGGTGATGATAGTGATGACAGCGGCATGTTCGCAATCAATAACTTAAAGCCTGGCGAGTATCAAGTTACGGTAAAGTTGGTTGGCTACAAAACGATTCATAGCGAAGTGGAAATAAAACTCAATGAAGTGTTTCGGATTAATTTCCAAATGACGGCAGAATCTTTTTATCTCCAGGATGTTCAGATCACAGCAAGCCGGCACATAGTTTTGGAGCAGGACGCCTCACAACTGGTTTCAGTGATAACACAAGCAGAAATCCGGGATTTAAATGCCAATCAGACACCGGAGTTACTGCGTGAAGAAATCGGCATCTATATACAGAAAACCAACAATGGCGGCGGCTCTCCTATTATAAGGGGCCTACGTGCCAATAAAATCCTACTTGCGATAGACGGCATCAGACTCAATAATTCTACCTATCGCGGCGGCAATCTCCAATATCTCAATACCATCGATCCACAATCAATAGAGAGGATTGAAATCGTTCATGGCCCTGTTTCTGCTTTATATGGCAGCGATGCTTTGGGAGGTGTTATTAACATCATCACTAAAAGCCCGATAATGGATGCTCAACACAAGCAAAAATGGGATGGTTTTGCCTCGATCAACTCCTCAACAGCAGATAATACCCATTCCGCCCATTTAGGTTTGCAAACTGCAAACAGCAAATGGGGCTTTTTGGTTGATGCTTCATTTTATTCACATGGCAATATCACCAGGGGGACTTCTGGAGGCAGCACCTTAATGGATCGATTACGAAATGATTCCAGGGTATCAAGGATTCTTAACAAAACACAATCGCCAAACGAATATAACAAATTTGATCTAATGACAAAAATTCAGTTATCGCCAAAAGAGTCTCATCATTTTTCGTTGGCTTACCAGTTGAGCCGCCAAAATGAAGTTCCGCGTTATGATACCATAGAATCCCGGATAAACAGTTTATGGCTGTATGATCCCCAGGAGCGTGATTTGGTCTATTTGAATTACGAAAACACAAACCAAAATGGTTTTTTTGAAACGGCAAAGTTCACGCTGTCTCTAAACAGGCAATTTGAAAGACGTATCCAGCAAAGAACCGGAAGCAGTAACCAGACCAGGGATCAATTTGAAACTGTGACTTACGCCGCCCAAATCCAGATGAATAAAATACTGCTTAAAAAACATTATTTTGTATATGGATCGGAAATCTATTTTGATCATGTAAATGCAAATTCATCCATTGTTGATTTATCATCAGGGGTCGAAACAAGCCAAGATCCGATTTATCCGGATGGTTCGACCTACCTGAGTTTCGGGATATTCGGTCAAGCTGAACTCAAACTCTCCCGCCGTTTGAATTTTAATATTGGAACACGATTTAGCGCTTTTAAGCTGAAAGCCCCTTTTGCAGCAAGCGGCAGCACCGCCGATTTAGGAACATTCGAAATATCCCCGGCTTCGTTCACCGTCAGCTCCGGTGTGACATATTCCATCACCGAAAATGTAAACTTTGTGTCAAATATTGCCCAGGGATTCCGGGCGCCTAATTTGGATGACGCCAGCAAATTAGGGCCGGGAAAAGGCGGCAGTTTTTATGATGTGCCAAATCCTGACGTGCAACCCGAAAGGATTTTAAGCTTTGACGGAGGATTTAAAATTGCAACTGACATCATTAAGATCAATTTAATCGGTTATTATAGCGATATTTCAGATTTACTTTTGCGCAAACAAACATCATTTAACGGGCTGCCAACCATTGTCTATGACAGCGACACGCTAACTGTGTTCCACAAGACCAATGTGGGTGATGCATTCATAACCGGAATTGAATTTGGCATCGAAGCGGTCCTTTCTGAAAACCTGCTGCTTAAATCAAATTTGAGTTATACTTACGGAGAAAACAGCTCTTTTTCAGAGC
Protein-coding sequences here:
- a CDS encoding TonB-dependent receptor yields the protein MKICKTKLIFLLFPILLTSISKPCLSQQDNQTASLTGQVSDENTGKPLAFVQVFIQSIQVGDDSDDSGMFAINNLKPGEYQVTVKLVGYKTIHSEVEIKLNEVFRINFQMTAESFYLQDVQITASRHIVLEQDASQLVSVITQAEIRDLNANQTPELLREEIGIYIQKTNNGGGSPIIRGLRANKILLAIDGIRLNNSTYRGGNLQYLNTIDPQSIERIEIVHGPVSALYGSDALGGVINIITKSPIMDAQHKQKWDGFASINSSTADNTHSAHLGLQTANSKWGFLVDASFYSHGNITRGTSGGSTLMDRLRNDSRVSRILNKTQSPNEYNKFDLMTKIQLSPKESHHFSLAYQLSRQNEVPRYDTIESRINSLWLYDPQERDLVYLNYENTNQNGFFETAKFTLSLNRQFERRIQQRTGSSNQTRDQFETVTYAAQIQMNKILLKKHYFVYGSEIYFDHVNANSSIVDLSSGVETSQDPIYPDGSTYLSFGIFGQAELKLSRRLNFNIGTRFSAFKLKAPFAASGSTADLGTFEISPASFTVSSGVTYSITENVNFVSNIAQGFRAPNLDDASKLGPGKGGSFYDVPNPDVQPERILSFDGGFKIATDIIKINLIGYYSDISDLLLRKQTSFNGLPTIVYDSDTLTVFHKTNVGDAFITGIEFGIEAVLSENLLLKSNLSYTYGENSSFSEPLTAIPPLNGFFAIRRQTSRRWFEINSRFAAAQNRLSSEDHLDLRIPEGGSPGWITFNLRSGFELNEFFNIRFSITNLLDRNYREHMSGFNAPGRNFVLGGEVSL